A genomic stretch from Sulfurihydrogenibium azorense Az-Fu1 includes:
- a CDS encoding ATP-binding protein: MKKLPIGISSLEKLRKENCYYVDKTHFVEKLVNKGNQFFLSRPRRFGKSLFVDTLKQAFLGNKQLFEGLYLENNWDWSVKYPVIHIDFGGGTVKDPQDLKNWIIKQLKRHMLTYNISVEDTDNVRFMFTDTIYSLYQEYKNPVVVLVDEYDKPILDNIENDNIENTEKAIEIREVLKDFYSILKASDQYLKLVFITGVSRFSKISIFSGLNQLNDITLDTEFATICGYTQSELETVFKDRLEGVNLEELKYWYNGYNWLGEKVYNPFDVLLFFDKKDFRPYWFETGTPTFLMKLILNNKVFLPKLEEIKANDEILANLDVDFLKIENLFFQTGYLTIRETKKLGLRTIYILTYPNFEVKSSFNNFFLSDILPSVSDKEDAQNSIVEAIEENDLEKIKTALYSFFASIPNDWYRRNDLDSYEGFYASVVYALFTGSGLDTKAEDTTNTGKIDLTVFYQDRAYIIEFKVVEKDSEGKALSQIKEKKYYEKYTSNCREIYLVGIEFSKEKRNIVYFEYEKLNIR, translated from the coding sequence ATGAAAAAACTACCAATAGGAATATCAAGCTTAGAAAAGTTAAGAAAAGAAAACTGCTATTATGTTGATAAAACCCATTTTGTAGAAAAACTTGTAAACAAAGGAAATCAATTTTTCTTAAGCAGACCAAGAAGGTTTGGAAAGTCATTGTTTGTTGACACACTAAAACAGGCTTTTTTAGGAAATAAGCAGCTGTTTGAAGGATTATACTTAGAGAATAACTGGGATTGGAGTGTAAAGTATCCGGTTATACACATAGATTTTGGTGGTGGAACAGTTAAAGACCCACAAGACCTAAAAAATTGGATAATAAAACAGTTAAAACGTCATATGTTAACCTATAACATCTCAGTAGAAGATACAGATAATGTAAGATTTATGTTTACAGACACTATATACAGCTTATACCAAGAGTATAAAAACCCTGTTGTAGTCCTTGTAGATGAGTACGATAAACCAATCCTTGATAATATAGAAAACGATAATATAGAAAACACAGAAAAAGCTATAGAAATAAGAGAAGTTTTAAAAGACTTTTACAGTATTTTAAAAGCTTCTGACCAGTACTTAAAACTCGTATTTATAACAGGCGTGTCAAGATTTTCAAAAATATCTATATTTAGTGGTTTAAACCAGTTAAACGATATAACCTTAGACACAGAATTTGCAACTATATGCGGATATACCCAATCAGAACTTGAAACAGTGTTTAAAGATAGGTTAGAAGGAGTGAATTTAGAAGAGCTAAAATACTGGTATAACGGTTATAACTGGCTTGGTGAAAAGGTTTATAATCCTTTTGATGTTTTGTTATTTTTTGATAAAAAAGATTTTAGACCTTACTGGTTTGAAACCGGAACTCCTACATTTTTGATGAAGCTTATTTTAAATAACAAAGTATTTTTACCAAAACTTGAAGAAATAAAAGCAAACGATGAGATACTTGCTAATCTTGATGTAGACTTTTTGAAGATTGAGAATTTATTCTTTCAAACAGGTTATCTAACCATAAGAGAAACTAAAAAATTAGGATTAAGGACTATCTATATTCTTACTTATCCAAACTTTGAAGTAAAATCAAGTTTTAACAACTTTTTCCTATCAGACATACTTCCATCAGTATCAGACAAAGAAGATGCTCAAAACAGCATAGTAGAAGCTATAGAAGAGAACGATTTAGAAAAAATAAAAACAGCCCTATACAGCTTTTTTGCAAGTATACCAAACGATTGGTATAGGAGAAATGATTTAGACAGCTATGAAGGATTTTATGCATCTGTGGTATATGCACTTTTTACCGGAAGTGGGTTAGATACAAAAGCAGAAGATACAACAAACACAGGAAAGATAGATTTAACAGTGTTTTATCAAGATAGAGCTTACATCATAGAGTTTAAGGTAGTAGAGAAAGATAGTGAAGGAAAGGCTTTAAGTCAGATAAAAGAGAAGAAGTATTATGAAAAGTATACAAGCAACTGCAGGGAGATTTATTTAGTAGGGATAGAGTTTAGCAAGGAAAAGAGAAATATAGTTTATTTTGAGTATGAAAAACTTAATATAAGATAA